The proteins below come from a single Pseudomonadota bacterium genomic window:
- a CDS encoding DUF485 domain-containing protein: MDNARAHALMESDRYRTLAGKRRRVAVGLTLFNIAVYLVYVLMMGYARPLMSTTVGDTAMNVGLLVTIGLVVMAPLISGYYIWWANRAYDPNLKALIAEAELGEQGS, from the coding sequence ATGGATAACGCTCGCGCCCATGCCCTCATGGAATCCGACCGCTACCGGACGCTTGCGGGTAAACGCCGTAGGGTTGCTGTTGGCCTAACTCTGTTCAACATCGCCGTTTACCTGGTCTACGTATTGATGATGGGCTACGCACGACCGCTCATGTCGACGACAGTTGGGGACACCGCAATGAACGTCGGCCTGCTGGTCACCATCGGGCTGGTAGTTATGGCACCCCTGATTTCGGGTTACTACATCTGGTGGGCCAATCGAGCCTACGACCCGAACCTGAAGGCGCTGATCGCTGAAGCCGAGTTAGGGGAACAGGGCTCATGA